In Bacillus cereus ATCC 14579, a single window of DNA contains:
- the rncS gene encoding ribonuclease III has protein sequence MPYRKYREKKYETKYREAFKVFQEKIGITFTDEKLLIQAFTHSSYVNEHRKKPHEDNERLEFLGDAVLELTVSQYLFQKYPTMSEGELTKLRAAIVCEPSLVRFANELSFGSLVLLGKGEEMTGGRERPALLADVFEAFIGALYLDQGLETVWEFLKEIVYPKINEGAFSHVMDYKSQLQELIQRDGSGNVEYQILQEKGPAHNREFVSRVTLNNVALGLGSGKSKKEAEQQAAAEALKKLKEQL, from the coding sequence ATGCCGTACCGAAAATATAGAGAAAAAAAATACGAAACAAAATATCGTGAAGCATTTAAAGTGTTTCAAGAAAAGATAGGTATTACGTTTACAGATGAAAAATTATTGATTCAAGCATTTACGCATTCATCGTATGTGAATGAGCATCGAAAAAAACCGCATGAAGATAATGAGCGTCTTGAATTTCTTGGAGATGCAGTATTGGAACTGACTGTATCGCAGTATCTGTTTCAAAAATATCCGACAATGAGCGAAGGAGAGTTAACAAAACTACGTGCAGCTATTGTATGTGAGCCATCTCTTGTTCGTTTTGCGAACGAATTGTCATTTGGTAGCCTTGTTTTATTAGGAAAAGGTGAAGAAATGACAGGTGGACGTGAACGACCAGCTTTATTAGCGGATGTCTTTGAAGCGTTTATTGGTGCCCTTTATCTTGATCAAGGGCTAGAAACAGTTTGGGAATTCTTAAAAGAAATTGTATATCCGAAAATTAATGAGGGTGCTTTTTCTCATGTGATGGATTATAAGAGTCAGTTGCAAGAATTGATTCAGCGTGATGGCAGTGGCAATGTTGAGTATCAAATTTTGCAAGAAAAAGGACCAGCTCACAATCGAGAATTTGTGTCACGTGTTACGTTAAATAACGTAGCTTTAGGTCTTGGTAGTGGTAAGTCGAAAAAAGAAGCAGAGCAACAAGCTGCTGCAGAAGCATTGAAAAAATTAAAAGAACAACTATAA
- the acpP gene encoding acyl carrier protein, with protein MADVLERVTKIIVDRLGVEETEVVPAASFKEDLGADSLDVVELVMQLEDEFEMEISDEDAEKIATVGDAVTYIESHL; from the coding sequence ATGGCAGATGTTTTAGAGCGCGTAACAAAAATCATCGTTGATCGTTTAGGAGTAGAAGAGACTGAGGTAGTACCAGCTGCAAGCTTCAAGGAAGATTTAGGAGCAGACTCCCTAGATGTAGTAGAACTTGTAATGCAATTAGAAGATGAATTCGAAATGGAAATTTCTGATGAAGATGCTGAAAAGATTGCTACTGTTGGCGATGCTGTGACTTACATAGAGAGTCATCTATAA
- the fabG gene encoding 3-oxoacyl-[acyl-carrier-protein] reductase, with product MLKGKVALVTGASRGIGRAIAIDLAKQGANVVVNYAGNEQKANEVVDEIKKLGSDAIAVRADVANADDVTNMVKQTVDTFGQVDILVNNAGVTKDNLLMRMKEEEWDTVINTNLKGVFLCTKAVSRYMMRQRHGRIINIASVVGVIGNPGQANYVAAKAGVIGLTKTSAKELASRNITVNAIAPGFIATDMTDVLDENIKAEMLKVIPAAQFGEAKDIANAVTFFASDQSKYVTGQTLNVDGGMVM from the coding sequence ATGTTAAAAGGGAAGGTAGCATTAGTAACTGGCGCTTCACGTGGAATTGGTCGCGCGATTGCGATTGATTTAGCGAAACAAGGGGCAAATGTAGTAGTAAATTATGCTGGTAATGAACAAAAAGCAAATGAAGTAGTAGATGAAATTAAAAAATTAGGTTCTGATGCAATTGCGGTAAGAGCAGATGTTGCAAATGCTGATGATGTTACAAATATGGTGAAACAAACAGTAGATACATTTGGACAAGTTGATATTCTTGTAAATAATGCTGGTGTAACGAAAGATAATTTATTAATGCGTATGAAAGAAGAAGAATGGGATACAGTTATTAATACAAACTTAAAAGGTGTATTCTTATGTACAAAAGCAGTATCTCGTTATATGATGCGTCAACGTCACGGTAGAATTATAAACATCGCTTCGGTTGTTGGTGTTATAGGAAACCCAGGACAAGCTAACTATGTTGCTGCTAAAGCGGGTGTTATTGGATTAACAAAAACATCTGCAAAAGAGTTAGCAAGTCGAAATATTACAGTGAATGCAATTGCGCCGGGCTTTATTGCGACTGATATGACGGATGTACTAGATGAGAATATTAAAGCCGAAATGTTAAAAGTTATTCCAGCTGCTCAATTTGGTGAAGCGAAAGATATCGCGAATGCTGTAACGTTTTTTGCTTCTGATCAAAGCAAATATGTTACAGGTCAAACGTTAAATGTTGATGGCGGTATGGTAATGTAA
- the fabD gene encoding ACP S-malonyltransferase → MGKIAFLFPGQGSQAVGMGKQLAENNKEVAKVFAKADEVLEDSLSEVIFEGPQEKLTLTTNAQPALLTTSFAILTALKEYDITPDFVAGHSLGEYSALVAAGALTFEDAVYAVRKRGEYMEEAVPGGEGAMAAILGADPHMLKQVTEEVTSEGYAVQIANMNSTKQIVISGTKQGVEVASQRAKENGAKRAIPLKVSGPFHSSLMKPAAEKFQSVLNEITIHDTNIPVIANVTAEVITRGADIQEKLIEQLYSPVLWYPSIEYMVNQGVDTFIEIGPGKVLAGLMKSIDSSVKAYAIYDEETLKDTISNLRGEN, encoded by the coding sequence ATGGGAAAAATAGCATTTCTTTTTCCGGGCCAAGGTTCACAGGCAGTTGGAATGGGTAAACAATTAGCAGAGAATAATAAAGAGGTTGCAAAAGTGTTTGCAAAAGCAGATGAGGTGTTGGAAGATTCACTTTCAGAAGTGATTTTTGAAGGACCGCAGGAAAAGCTTACATTAACAACAAATGCGCAGCCTGCATTATTAACAACGAGTTTTGCTATTTTGACAGCTTTGAAAGAGTATGACATTACACCTGACTTTGTCGCTGGTCATAGTTTAGGTGAATATAGTGCTCTTGTAGCAGCTGGTGCATTAACTTTTGAAGATGCTGTATATGCTGTAAGGAAACGTGGCGAATATATGGAAGAAGCTGTTCCGGGCGGGGAAGGCGCAATGGCAGCTATATTAGGTGCTGACCCACATATGCTGAAACAAGTTACAGAAGAAGTAACAAGTGAAGGATATGCAGTGCAAATCGCTAATATGAATAGTACGAAGCAAATTGTGATTTCTGGAACGAAGCAAGGCGTAGAGGTTGCTTCTCAAAGAGCGAAAGAAAATGGTGCAAAGAGAGCAATTCCACTAAAAGTAAGTGGGCCATTCCATTCTTCACTTATGAAGCCGGCAGCTGAGAAGTTCCAAAGTGTTTTAAATGAAATTACAATTCATGACACGAATATTCCTGTTATTGCAAATGTTACGGCGGAAGTTATTACACGTGGTGCAGACATTCAAGAAAAGTTAATCGAACAGCTTTATTCGCCTGTATTATGGTACCCGTCTATTGAATATATGGTGAACCAGGGAGTAGATACATTTATTGAAATTGGACCTGGAAAAGTACTTGCTGGACTTATGAAGTCAATTGATTCATCAGTAAAAGCATATGCGATATACGATGAAGAGACATTAAAAGATACCATTTCAAATTTGAGAGGAGAAAACTGA
- the plsX gene encoding phosphate acyltransferase PlsX, with the protein MKIAIDAMGGDHAPKAVVLGAMKAIKEYSDLHITLVGKEEEIRQCLMSDERITILHTDEKIESTEEPVRAVRRKKQASMVLAAQQVKDGEADACISAGSTGALMAAGLFVVGRMEGIERPALSPTMPTVDGKGFVMLDVGANVDAKPIHLYQYAVMGSVYAEKVRGIENPRVGLLNVGTEDGKGNELSKQVFAMLKDAPINFVGNVESRDLLQGVADVVVCDGFTGNVALKSLEGTALALFSMLKEQLMSSFTSKLAAAVLKPKLMVLKDKMDYSEYGGAALFGLKAPVIKAHGSSNDQSIFSAIRQTREMVAKEVIPTISSVMEKESLQ; encoded by the coding sequence ATGAAAATCGCAATAGATGCAATGGGCGGAGATCACGCTCCAAAGGCTGTAGTATTAGGGGCAATGAAAGCTATTAAGGAATATTCTGATTTACATATTACGTTAGTAGGGAAAGAAGAGGAAATTCGTCAATGCTTAATGAGTGATGAACGAATTACTATTCTTCATACAGACGAAAAAATAGAATCAACGGAGGAACCAGTAAGAGCGGTTCGTCGAAAAAAACAAGCTTCAATGGTGCTTGCGGCACAACAAGTAAAGGATGGAGAAGCAGACGCTTGTATATCCGCAGGTAGTACAGGAGCTTTAATGGCAGCTGGATTATTTGTAGTCGGTCGTATGGAAGGAATTGAGAGACCAGCTTTATCGCCTACAATGCCAACTGTAGATGGAAAAGGTTTTGTTATGTTAGATGTTGGAGCAAATGTTGATGCAAAACCAATTCATTTATATCAATATGCAGTAATGGGATCTGTTTATGCTGAGAAGGTAAGAGGAATTGAAAATCCTCGCGTTGGACTATTAAACGTTGGAACAGAGGATGGAAAAGGAAACGAGCTTTCAAAGCAAGTATTTGCAATGCTTAAAGATGCGCCAATTAATTTCGTGGGGAACGTTGAATCAAGAGATTTATTGCAAGGTGTAGCAGATGTTGTTGTATGTGATGGTTTTACAGGGAATGTAGCGTTGAAATCATTAGAGGGAACAGCACTTGCGCTATTCTCTATGTTGAAAGAACAGTTAATGAGTTCATTTACGAGCAAATTAGCAGCGGCGGTATTAAAGCCAAAACTTATGGTATTAAAAGATAAAATGGATTATTCGGAGTATGGAGGAGCTGCATTATTTGGATTGAAAGCACCTGTCATTAAGGCTCACGGTTCTTCTAATGATCAGTCGATATTTAGTGCGATTCGTCAAACGAGAGAAATGGTAGCGAAAGAAGTAATTCCTACGATTTCAAGCGTAATGGAGAAAGAGTCACTCCAATAA
- the fapR gene encoding transcription factor FapR, with the protein MKKRRSKKERQELLQQTIESNPFITDEDLAEKFQVSIQTVRLDRMELSIPELRERIKHVATKQHEEDVKSLPLEEVVGEIIDIELDRHAISIFEVKIEHVFKRNQIARGHHLFAQANSLAVAVIDEELALTAKSTIRYIRPVKLGERVVAKARVEDVENDKGRTVVKVRSFVGEELVFTGTFEMYRSSNYSEEGNNL; encoded by the coding sequence ATGAAAAAAAGAAGAAGTAAAAAAGAAAGACAAGAGTTATTACAACAAACAATCGAATCAAATCCTTTTATTACGGATGAAGATTTAGCGGAAAAATTTCAAGTGAGTATACAAACGGTACGACTTGATCGTATGGAATTGTCTATTCCTGAATTAAGAGAGAGAATTAAACATGTAGCTACAAAGCAACATGAAGAAGATGTGAAATCTTTACCGTTAGAAGAGGTTGTTGGAGAAATTATTGATATTGAATTAGATAGACATGCAATCTCTATCTTTGAAGTAAAGATAGAACATGTATTTAAAAGAAATCAAATCGCTCGTGGGCATCATCTGTTTGCGCAAGCAAACTCACTAGCTGTTGCGGTTATTGATGAAGAATTAGCTTTAACTGCAAAGTCTACCATTCGATACATTCGCCCTGTAAAATTAGGAGAGCGTGTTGTTGCAAAAGCGCGCGTTGAAGATGTAGAGAATGATAAAGGACGGACGGTTGTCAAAGTGCGTAGCTTCGTTGGAGAAGAACTTGTTTTTACAGGCACTTTTGAAATGTATCGATCTAGTAATTATAGTGAGGAAGGTAACAACTTATGA
- the recG gene encoding ATP-dependent DNA helicase RecG yields MNDVVQVPVTDVKGIGGETSELLHEMGIYTVSHLLEHFPYRYEDYAMKDLAEVKHDERVTVEGKVHSAPLLQYYGKKKSRLTVRVLVGRYLITAVCFNRPYYKQKLKLDETITITGKWDQHRQTIAVSELHFGPVVRQQEVEPVYSVKGKLTVKQMRRFIAQALKEYGDSIVEVLPDGLLGRYKLLPRYEALRALHFPVGQEDLKQARRRFVYEEFFLFQLKMQTLRKMERENSKGTKKEIPSAELQEFIDALPFPLTGAQRRVVDEILKDMTSPYRMNRLLQGDVGSGKTVVAAIGLYASKLAHYQGALMVPTEILAEQHYQSLAETFSHFGMKVELLTSSVKGARRREILAKLEQGEIDILVGTHALIQDEVIFHRLGLVITDEQHRFGVAQRRVLREKGESPDVLFMTATPIPRTLAITAFGEMDVSIIDEMPAGRKVIETYWAKHDMLDRVLGFVEKEIKKGRQAYVICPLIEESEKLDVQNAIDLHSMLTHHYQGKCQVGLMHGRLSSQEKEEIMGQFSENKVQILVSTTVVEVGVNVPNATVMVIYDAERFGLSQLHQLRGRVGRGSEQSYCLLIADPKSETGKERMRIMTETNDGFVLSEKDLELRGPGDFFGSKQSGLPEFKVADMVHDYRALETARQDAAILVDSEAFWHNDQYAALRTYLDGTGVFQGEKLD; encoded by the coding sequence TTGAATGATGTTGTACAAGTTCCTGTTACGGATGTAAAGGGGATCGGAGGAGAAACATCTGAGTTACTACATGAGATGGGTATTTATACAGTTTCTCATCTATTAGAACATTTTCCGTACCGTTATGAAGATTATGCGATGAAAGATCTTGCTGAAGTAAAGCATGATGAACGTGTAACGGTTGAAGGGAAGGTTCATAGTGCTCCTTTGCTGCAATATTATGGTAAGAAGAAATCGCGTTTAACAGTTCGTGTTCTCGTCGGTCGTTATTTAATTACGGCGGTATGTTTTAATAGGCCTTACTATAAGCAAAAATTAAAGTTAGATGAAACGATAACGATTACTGGTAAATGGGATCAACATCGTCAAACAATTGCTGTATCAGAACTTCATTTTGGACCGGTTGTACGTCAACAAGAAGTGGAACCTGTTTATTCAGTAAAGGGGAAACTTACAGTAAAACAGATGCGTCGTTTTATTGCTCAAGCGTTAAAGGAATATGGAGATTCTATAGTCGAAGTGTTACCGGATGGTTTGTTAGGGCGATATAAATTATTACCAAGATATGAAGCGCTCAGGGCATTGCATTTTCCGGTAGGACAGGAAGATTTGAAGCAAGCGCGTCGCCGTTTTGTATATGAAGAATTTTTCTTATTTCAGCTGAAAATGCAAACGCTCCGGAAAATGGAGAGGGAAAATTCAAAAGGGACGAAGAAAGAGATTCCGTCAGCAGAATTACAAGAATTTATCGATGCACTGCCGTTTCCATTAACGGGTGCGCAGCGCCGAGTTGTAGATGAAATTTTGAAAGATATGACATCTCCTTATCGGATGAACCGACTATTGCAAGGTGACGTTGGTTCTGGGAAAACAGTTGTTGCTGCGATTGGTCTTTATGCATCGAAATTAGCTCATTATCAAGGTGCTTTAATGGTTCCTACAGAAATTTTAGCTGAGCAACATTATCAGTCGCTTGCTGAAACGTTTTCGCATTTTGGTATGAAGGTGGAACTGTTAACAAGTTCTGTTAAAGGGGCGAGACGTCGAGAAATTTTAGCGAAGTTAGAACAAGGAGAAATAGATATTCTTGTTGGAACGCATGCCTTAATTCAAGATGAAGTTATATTTCATAGGTTGGGTCTCGTTATTACAGATGAACAGCATCGATTTGGTGTAGCGCAGCGCCGAGTTTTACGGGAGAAAGGTGAAAGTCCAGATGTATTATTTATGACAGCGACACCAATTCCGCGTACGCTTGCAATTACTGCATTTGGAGAGATGGATGTTTCGATAATCGATGAGATGCCAGCAGGTAGAAAGGTGATTGAAACATACTGGGCAAAACATGATATGTTAGATCGCGTTCTCGGTTTCGTTGAAAAGGAGATAAAAAAAGGAAGACAGGCATACGTTATTTGTCCTCTAATTGAAGAATCTGAGAAACTTGATGTGCAAAATGCTATCGACTTACATAGTATGCTGACGCATCATTACCAAGGGAAATGCCAAGTTGGATTGATGCATGGGAGATTATCGTCTCAGGAAAAAGAAGAGATAATGGGACAGTTTAGTGAAAATAAAGTACAAATTCTTGTATCGACAACAGTTGTTGAAGTAGGTGTGAACGTACCGAATGCGACTGTAATGGTTATTTATGATGCAGAACGTTTCGGTTTATCGCAGCTTCATCAGCTTAGAGGGCGTGTCGGCCGTGGTAGTGAACAATCATATTGTTTATTAATAGCAGACCCTAAATCAGAAACAGGGAAAGAAAGAATGCGCATAATGACTGAAACAAATGATGGATTTGTATTGTCAGAAAAAGATTTAGAATTACGAGGTCCTGGAGATTTCTTTGGGAGTAAGCAAAGTGGCTTACCAGAATTTAAGGTTGCTGACATGGTACATGATTATCGAGCGTTAGAAACGGCAAGGCAAGATGCGGCGATACTAGTAGATTCAGAAGCGTTTTGGCACAATGATCAGTATGCTGCCTTGCGTACGTATCTTGATGGGACAGGTGTGTTCCAAGGAGAAAAGCTCGATTAA
- a CDS encoding DAK2 domain-containing protein has translation MSIQKIDGKRLSQMIMQGANNLTNNVQLVDALNVFPVPDGDTGTNMNLSMTSGAREVKANPSQHAGKVGVSLAKGLLMGARGNSGVILSQLFRGFSKSIEQKEELTTVDFAAALEAGVEAAYKAVMKPIEGTILTVARETGKYAVTVAKKQRDFVLFMEDVVKEANASLNRTPDLLPVLKQVGVVDSGGKGLVVVYEGFLADLKGETISSDAPTQPSMNEMVRAEHHRSVQSQLSTEDIKYGYCTEFMVKLEAEKVKEHNFSEQKFREDISVYGDSLLVVSDDEIVKVHIHAEHPGDAMNYGQKYGSLIKIKVENMREQHTALLDEPTMVPEQPAQSKEKQPYGIVTVAMGSGIKTLFESIGATKVIEGGQTMNPSTEDIVKAIEEANAEKIIILPNNGNIVMAAEQAASVVNQEVIVVRSKTVPQGMAAMLAFNPVGTLEENEENMQEALSHVKTGQITYAVRDTEIDGVAIQKDDFMCIADGKIVSTNAEKVGAAKQLLEALIDEDSEIVTILQGEDATDEEVAELVEFVEEKFEDAEVEVHAGNQPVYSFIFSVE, from the coding sequence GTGTCAATTCAAAAAATTGATGGAAAACGTTTATCACAAATGATCATGCAAGGAGCGAATAATTTAACAAATAATGTTCAGCTTGTTGATGCATTAAACGTATTTCCAGTTCCAGATGGCGATACCGGTACAAACATGAACTTATCTATGACTTCAGGTGCGCGTGAAGTGAAAGCAAATCCTTCACAGCATGCTGGTAAAGTCGGCGTAAGTTTAGCCAAAGGATTATTAATGGGAGCTCGTGGTAACTCTGGAGTTATTTTATCTCAGTTGTTCCGTGGTTTCTCTAAATCCATTGAACAAAAAGAAGAATTAACAACAGTTGATTTTGCTGCAGCACTAGAAGCTGGAGTAGAGGCGGCTTATAAAGCGGTTATGAAACCGATTGAAGGAACGATTTTAACGGTTGCAAGAGAAACGGGTAAATATGCAGTAACAGTTGCGAAAAAACAGCGCGACTTTGTTTTGTTTATGGAAGACGTTGTGAAAGAAGCAAACGCATCGTTAAATCGTACGCCAGATTTATTACCTGTATTAAAACAAGTTGGCGTTGTAGATAGCGGTGGTAAAGGTCTTGTAGTGGTATACGAAGGGTTTTTAGCTGACTTAAAAGGAGAAACGATTTCTTCTGATGCACCGACGCAACCATCTATGAATGAAATGGTACGCGCAGAACATCACCGTAGTGTACAAAGCCAATTGAGTACAGAAGATATTAAGTATGGATATTGTACGGAGTTCATGGTGAAATTAGAGGCTGAAAAGGTAAAAGAGCATAATTTCTCTGAACAAAAATTCCGTGAAGATATTAGTGTATATGGTGATTCTCTACTAGTTGTGTCTGATGATGAAATTGTAAAAGTTCATATCCATGCAGAACATCCTGGAGACGCTATGAACTACGGGCAAAAATACGGTAGTTTAATTAAGATTAAAGTAGAAAATATGCGTGAACAGCATACTGCTTTGTTAGATGAACCTACTATGGTTCCTGAGCAACCAGCTCAATCGAAAGAAAAACAACCATATGGTATCGTAACTGTAGCTATGGGTTCTGGTATTAAAACTTTATTTGAGAGCATTGGCGCAACGAAAGTTATCGAAGGTGGTCAAACGATGAATCCAAGTACGGAGGATATCGTGAAGGCAATTGAAGAAGCAAATGCTGAAAAAATCATTATTTTACCGAATAACGGAAATATTGTAATGGCAGCAGAACAAGCGGCATCAGTTGTAAATCAAGAAGTTATTGTTGTTCGTTCGAAAACAGTTCCTCAAGGTATGGCAGCAATGTTAGCATTTAACCCAGTTGGAACGTTAGAAGAGAATGAAGAAAACATGCAAGAAGCTTTATCTCATGTGAAAACAGGTCAAATTACGTATGCTGTACGTGATACGGAAATTGATGGTGTAGCAATTCAAAAAGATGATTTCATGTGTATTGCAGATGGGAAAATTGTATCTACAAATGCTGAAAAAGTAGGAGCTGCGAAGCAATTGCTAGAAGCGCTTATTGATGAAGATTCTGAAATCGTAACGATTCTACAAGGGGAAGATGCAACTGATGAAGAAGTAGCGGAGTTAGTTGAATTTGTAGAAGAGAAATTTGAGGATGCAGAAGTAGAAGTACATGCTGGAAACCAACCAGTGTATTCTTTCATCTTCTCTGTAGAATAA
- a CDS encoding Asp23/Gls24 family envelope stress response protein — MSIEIKTKYGQIDISTDVIATIAGGAAVDCYGIVGMASKNQLKDGLTDILRKENFTRGVIVRKDEDEVHIDMYIIVSYGTKISEVAHNVQTKVKYTLDQTVGLAVDSVNIYVQGVKVINL, encoded by the coding sequence ATGTCAATTGAAATTAAAACGAAGTACGGTCAAATTGATATTAGTACAGATGTAATTGCAACAATTGCTGGAGGTGCCGCGGTAGATTGCTACGGTATCGTAGGTATGGCATCAAAAAATCAGTTAAAAGATGGATTAACAGACATTTTACGAAAAGAAAACTTCACTAGAGGTGTTATTGTTCGTAAAGATGAAGATGAAGTACATATTGATATGTATATTATTGTGAGCTATGGTACGAAAATTTCAGAAGTGGCACATAATGTGCAGACGAAAGTGAAATATACATTAGATCAAACTGTAGGACTAGCAGTAGATTCTGTAAACATCTACGTACAAGGAGTTAAAGTAATAAACTTGTAA
- the rpmB gene encoding 50S ribosomal protein L28: protein MARVCAITGRKARSGNSRSHAMNATKRKWGANLQKVRVRIDGKVQRVYVSARALKSGKIERV from the coding sequence ATGGCTCGTGTTTGTGCTATTACTGGAAGAAAAGCTCGTTCTGGTAACTCTCGTTCTCACGCAATGAACGCTACAAAACGTAAGTGGGGCGCTAACCTTCAAAAAGTTCGCGTACGCATCGACGGAAAAGTTCAACGTGTTTACGTTTCTGCTAGAGCATTAAAATCTGGCAAAATCGAACGTGTTTAA
- the spoVM gene encoding stage V sporulation protein SpoVM: MRFYTIKLPKFLGGIVRAMLNTFKKD; the protein is encoded by the coding sequence ATGAGATTTTATACAATTAAGTTACCTAAATTTCTTGGTGGAATTGTTCGTGCAATGTTAAATACCTTCAAAAAAGATTAA
- the rpe gene encoding ribulose-phosphate 3-epimerase produces MIKIAPSILSADFSKLGEEIKDVEKGGADYIHVDVMDGHFVPNITIGPLIVEAIRPITSLPLDVHLMIENPDNYILTFAQAGADIITVHVEACPHLHRTIQLIKSHGIKAGVVLNPHTPVSVIEHVLEDIDMVLLMTVNPGFGGQKFIHSVLPKIKQVADMVKERNLEVEIEVDGGVNAETARLCVEAGANVLVAGSAVYNQKDRGEAIRVIRG; encoded by the coding sequence ATGATTAAAATTGCACCATCGATTTTATCAGCAGATTTTTCAAAATTAGGGGAAGAGATTAAAGATGTAGAAAAGGGCGGAGCGGATTACATTCACGTTGACGTAATGGATGGACATTTCGTACCAAATATTACGATTGGACCGTTAATTGTAGAAGCTATCCGTCCAATTACATCATTACCATTAGATGTACATTTAATGATTGAAAATCCTGATAACTATATCCTGACTTTCGCACAAGCGGGAGCGGATATTATTACTGTTCACGTAGAGGCGTGTCCACATCTACATCGTACAATTCAGTTAATTAAATCTCATGGTATTAAAGCGGGCGTTGTATTAAATCCACATACGCCAGTTTCAGTAATTGAGCATGTATTAGAAGATATAGATATGGTATTACTTATGACAGTAAACCCTGGATTTGGTGGACAGAAGTTTATCCATTCTGTATTACCGAAAATTAAACAAGTTGCAGACATGGTGAAAGAGCGCAATCTAGAAGTAGAAATTGAAGTTGATGGTGGTGTAAATGCTGAAACAGCAAGACTTTGTGTGGAAGCAGGAGCAAATGTACTTGTAGCTGGATCAGCAGTATACAATCAAAAAGACCGCGGTGAAGCAATTCGCGTAATTCGTGGGTAG
- the rsgA gene encoding ribosome small subunit-dependent GTPase A, which translates to MPEGKIIKALSGFYYVQHEEGVTQCRGRGVFRKNKITPLVGDQVVFQADNPTEGYVLEVFDRKNELVRPPIANVDQAILVFSAVEPDFNPGLLDRFLVLIEYHNIKPIICISKMDLVDEKMKATVEAYANDYREMGYDVLFTSINTSESIDILKPYLENCVSVVAGQSGVGKSSMLNVLRPELELKTNDISSHLGRGKHTTRHVELIAIGSGLVADTPGFSSLDFIDIEVEDLTYCFPELKEASQYCKFRGCTHLSEPKCAVKAAVEEGKITEYRYKNYKQFVEEIRERKPRY; encoded by the coding sequence ATGCCAGAAGGAAAAATTATAAAAGCTTTAAGTGGGTTTTATTACGTGCAGCATGAAGAAGGGGTTACGCAATGTCGTGGACGAGGTGTATTTAGAAAAAATAAAATTACACCACTTGTAGGAGACCAAGTTGTTTTTCAGGCAGATAATCCAACTGAAGGTTATGTGCTTGAAGTGTTTGATCGAAAAAATGAACTTGTTAGACCTCCTATTGCTAATGTCGATCAAGCGATCCTTGTGTTCTCTGCAGTAGAACCAGATTTTAATCCTGGACTGTTAGATCGATTTTTAGTGCTGATTGAATATCATAACATTAAGCCAATTATTTGTATTAGCAAGATGGATTTAGTAGATGAAAAGATGAAAGCAACTGTTGAAGCTTATGCGAATGATTATCGTGAGATGGGTTATGATGTTTTATTTACTTCTATTAATACGTCAGAAAGCATTGATATATTAAAACCATACTTAGAAAATTGTGTTTCTGTCGTTGCGGGTCAATCTGGTGTGGGGAAATCTTCAATGCTTAATGTGCTACGTCCAGAATTAGAGCTGAAAACAAATGATATTTCCTCCCATTTAGGACGCGGGAAGCATACGACAAGACACGTAGAATTAATTGCAATTGGGAGTGGACTAGTAGCAGATACACCGGGTTTTAGTTCACTAGATTTCATTGATATAGAAGTAGAAGATCTTACATATTGTTTTCCAGAGTTGAAAGAAGCGAGCCAATACTGTAAATTTAGAGGGTGTACACATCTTTCTGAACCGAAATGTGCGGTGAAAGCTGCGGTTGAAGAAGGGAAGATTACAGAATATCGCTATAAGAACTATAAACAATTCGTAGAAGAAATTAGAGAGAGAAAGCCGAGGTATTAG